Proteins encoded by one window of Sciurus carolinensis chromosome 12, mSciCar1.2, whole genome shotgun sequence:
- the LOC124961642 gene encoding putative dimethylaniline monooxygenase [N-oxide-forming] 6 isoform X2, with amino-acid sequence MAKRVAIIGAGVSGLAAIRCCLEEGLEPTCFERSNDIGGLWKFSEHAEEGRASIYRSVFTNSSKEMMCFPDFPYPDDYPNYMHHSKLQEYIRTFAHTKNLLRHIQFETLVSSVKKCPGFLVTGQWMVVTEKDGRQESTIFDAVMICSGHHVYPNLPVDSFPGLQQFQGSYLHSRDYKGPEAFKGKRVLVIGLGNSGSDIAVELSRLAAQVIISTRSGSWVMSRVWDDGYPWDMVYVTRFASFLRNILPSFVSDWLYVKKMNTWFKHENYGLVPLNRPLRKEPVFNDELPSRILCGTVSIRPGVKKFTETSAIFEDGTVFEAVDSVIFATGYGYAYPFLDDSIIRSRNNEVTLYKGIFPPLLEMPTLAVIGLVQSLGAAIPTADLQARWAAKVFASRLVYPANRK; translated from the exons ATGGCCAAGAGGGTGGCCATCATCGGAGCTGGCGTCAGCGGCTTGGCTGCCATTCGGTGCTGTCTCGAGGAGGGGCTGGAGCCCACCTGCTTTGAGAGGAGCAATGACATCGGAGGGCTGTGGAAGTTCTCG GAGCATGCAGAGGAAGGCAGAGCCAGCATCTACCGGTCTGTGTTCACCAACTCTTCCAAAGAAATGATGTGCTTCCCGGACTTCCCGTACCCCGACGACTACCCCAACTACATGCACCACAGCAAGCTCCAGGAATACATCAGGACCTTCGCTCACACCAAGAACCTCCTACGGCACATTCAGTTTGAG ACCCTGGTTTCCAGTGTAAAGAAATGTCCTGGCTTCTTAGTCACTGGCCAGTGGATGGTTGTTACTGAGAAGGACGGGAGGCAGGAATCCACTATTTTTGATGCTGTGATGATTTGTTCAGGACACCACGTGTACCCCAATCTGCCTGTGGATTCTTTTCCTG GCCTCCAGCAGTTCCAAGGCAGCTACCTCCACAGCCGGGACTACAAGGGCCCCGAAGCCTTCAAGGGGAAGAGGGTCCTTGTGATTGGCCTGGGGAACTCAGGATCGGACATCGCTGTTGAGCTCAGTCGTCTGGCCGCACAG GTCATTATCAGCACCAGAAGTGGTTCCTGGGTCATGAGTCGAGTTTGGGATGATGGCTACCCTTGGGACATGGTGTATGTCACCCGCTTTGCCTCCTTCCTCCGGAACATCCTTCCGTCATTTGTCTCTGACTGGTTATACGTCAAGAAGATGAACACGTGGTTTAAGCACGAGAACTATGGCCTGGTGCCTCTAAATCG GCCCCTGAGGAAAGAGCCCGTGTTCAACGACGAGCTGCCATCCCGCATCCTGTGTGGCACCGTGTCCATCAGGCCTGGGGTGAAGAAGTTCACAGAAACCTCAGCCATTTTTGAGGATGGGACGGTGTTTGAGGCCGTGGACTCCGTCATCTTCGCCACAGGCTACGGATATGCCTACCCCTTCCTAGACGACTCCATCATCAGAAGCAGAAACAACGAGGTCACCTTGTACAAAGGCATCTTTCCACCGCTCCTGGAGATGCCGACCTTGGCCGTGATTGGCCTTGTCCAGTCCCTGGGGGCTGCCATCCCCACAGCTGACCTGCAGGCCCGCTGGGCTGCTAAAGTGTTTGCAAGTAG